The Panicum virgatum strain AP13 chromosome 5K, P.virgatum_v5, whole genome shotgun sequence genome has a window encoding:
- the LOC120710656 gene encoding mulatexin-like encodes MARAVGVVLLAAAALLALAAAPAVADDEHLHHWRCFRSCARDCHGEDALGDGGGLNNVSAGAGGVSHKCKTGCLHECFEDLPALCYQQCVVSTCLCLPPYSKEKLACMKSCCDKCFHHGPPAPGPGPKPKPPPGPKPPPSPKPPAPKPPSPKPPAPKPKPPSPKAPPPPKKPPCPPSRETVNASN; translated from the exons ATGGCGAGGGCGGTCGGCGTCGTCCtcctggccgcggccgcgctcctAGCCTTGGCGGCGGCCCCGGCGGTGGCAGACGATGAGCACCTGCATCACTGGCGGTGCTTCAGGTCGTGCGCAAGGGACTGCCACGGCGAGGACGccctcggcgacggcggcggcctcaacaacgtctccgccggcgccggcggcgtctcCCACAAGTGCAAGACCGGGTGCCTGCACGAGTGCTTCGAGGACCTGCCGGCGCTCTGCTACCAGCAGTGCGTGGTCAGCACCTGCCTCTGCCTGCCGCCCT ATAGCAAGGAGAAGCTGGCGTGCATGAAGAGCTGCTGCGACAAGTGCTTCCACCACGGCCCGCCCGCGCCCGGCCCCGGCCCGAAGCCCAAGCCGCCTCCCGGCCCGAAGCCGCCTCCCAGCCCGAAGCCGCCCGCCCCGAAGCCGCCCAGCCCGAAGCCACCAgcgccgaagccgaagccgccgtcgcccaaggcgccgccgccgccgaagaagCCGCCGTGCCCCCCCAGTCGCGAGACCGTGAACGCCAGCAACTGA